The DNA window CTGTTTATTTGATGCAATTTACAGTCCCATAAAAGCACACTTTAGGTTCCGAGACACATGATAATTGTCTCTGGGACTCTACATGTCTGATGGAAAATAAAGGAAAGAAGTACACGAACACACAAACATGTCCTTCACTTACATCACAAAACAATCCTTCAAAGTAAACAGCGACTTGTGGCTACTCCATGCAGGCAGGGTCAGGAAGTACAGTTACTGTTCAACTAGGCATTAGAGTTAGACGTCCATGGGCAAGAACACCTTGTCGtcgagaggtcagaggagaatggcctgACTTATTAAAACTAGCAGGAGGATAAGAAATGTGAAAACAACAGCTCAATGCACCAGTGGTATGTAGGAAGGCTTCTCTGAACATACATCTCAGCCGTCCATGAAGAGACTCTGAAGTCTATTCAGTATTAATTATGTGTGTGTAATAAAGTGGCCACAAAGTGCATACCAACAATCAAGGACAATTACAGCAGTAAATGTCTTACTTCATTATTTTATGTATAAACATTGTTGTTtcacgaaaaaaaaaagacccgCACAGACACAAGAACAACGACTATGTTTTGAAATATTGCCTTTATTAAAGGAATAACACAGAAGTACACACTTTGCCCAGCTATTCATACTGAACAAAATCTCTGTGTAGCGTCTAATATCAAAGGGCAAGTAATTCCATTTCAGGATGATACATTAATGGAGATCTGAGATAAACATAACTGCATCTAGATAATAATAGCACAGCTCACTCTATTATAACCATGACAACAAACTTGGCTACCAAGGAATACAAGCATCAGTGGTCATATACATTAATGAAATCCATATTCCGCAATAGCTAAAATAAAGCCaatgtgtttttaatatttgaGGGAAAGGCCAGCTGGCAGATGTGTAAAAGCTTGTGTCGGAATGACCTTCGGGATCCTCCCAGCACgaccatgaccccccccccgagcGTCAGGAGATCCTTACTGGGGGGGTGGAGCCCATTTTAAAAAGGGGTGCAGAAAGTGCGTGTACTGACAACACATACAGTGAGCTATCGAAAAAGACAATGAGTCCTATTATGTTCATGTGAAAATTACTAGCTACAAATACCACATCTGATCTGCTCCATTGTCACCAGCTGCAAATTTTGGGTAATTCAAATGAATGAGTGGAAACTGCACTAACTTCTGCTTGTGCATATCTTCACATCATCTCAGTCCTGCTCCTAGACTGGGTACATGTACACCATTCCTGGTTGCTTTGTTCTATGATCATGACCACATCTGCAGCCATTATCAGGAAATGGGCCATTGACAGAGACAGTGGTGACGCCGCTCACTCCCCCtgggaagctgggagggagaccCCCACACGTGGAGAGAGTGGGAGCACCAAGAGTCCACGAGAGTTTGACAGGAGGACGGCAAATCCTCCACCAATCATCACcactcacaaatgctcttcttcCCGAGGCACCTCGACGGGGACCAATGGAAACTGCTGCTCTGCGAAATTTTTAAAAGACTACCAATAAAAACCAATGTCCTTGTGCAACtgctacaaaaaaaacaaaacacagccaAACCTATGATCACTAAACAAAGGAAAGAATCATGACTGAAAGCGAAGGAGAGGAACAGTTAGGGTGGCACATGCGTCAGAAGCTGCAAGATCTAGATCTAGCCGATTCACTTGGAGGAAGCCAAATCGCGATTAGGGCAGCCAACCATGGGTGGAGCTGTCAGGGGGCACGGTGGCACCCGGAGGAGATCTAGCGCCACCCTTGTTTGTCGTTTGCTgaggtggaggaggggggggactGTGCTGTGCCGAGTCGGGAGAGGGAGCCAGGAGAGGGGAGGGCGGGTATGCTTCCTCGCCGAGGCTGCTTCTGCCGACGGCGACACCGGTGTCGCTCCTCCAGCTCGCATCCACCTTCCCGGCAGGGGAAAGCTGGCCGAGGGCATCGCAGAAGAGGCTCGGGTCGCAGCCACCGAGGGCCGGATACCAGCCGGACTCCACCATGGCCCGGCAGAGCTTCTCCCAGGCGCCGCAGGTGCTGGGCCCCTCATGCGCGGCCTGGCACAGCAGCTGGGTGTGATGCCGGAGCTGGGCGATGTCGCGCTCGCTGGACGCGCTCTGCCGCAGCAGCTCCTGCGTGCGCATGGTGATGTCCAGCAGCCCTGACTGGCTCAGGATCTCCACGGTGTTGAGGAAACGGCGGTGCCGGCCCGGATTGTGCTTACAGGTCAGCCtggggggtggctggggggcgGAGACTTCCAGGGAGATGGGCGAGGGGGGGGCTGGACTGCGGGGTGGTGGGTGACTGTGGTGGGGAGAGGGCACGCACTGCTGGGCATGGACTGTGGCACCACTGCTGCCCGGGGCACGTGTGTGGAGGTGGGGGGTAGGAAGGGGCTTGCTCTCATGCTGAGGGTGATTGTGCTGCCTGAGGTTCTGTGGGGGCATGGACACGAGCTCCCTCCGGTCCTCCACACGCACCCGCTTGCTCAGACTGTGACCCTCAGTGCTGCCTTTACTGCCCCCCTTGTTCTGCTCTGGGATTTTCTTGTTCGGATGGGGGGCAATGCGAGGGTAGGAGTTCAATATAGGGAGGTAAGAGCCCTTGTTAATCTTGCTACCACCAGCTCCCTTAGACGGCTGCGTCTTGAGCAGCTGCATGGGGGCGGGGGAAGAGGCAGTGACTCCCGGCTGCGGGATGAGCAGGAGCTGTGTTGGGGCCTGGCCACTAAGCCCTGCACCCCCCCAGGCAAGCTGGGGATGCAGCAGCTGATCAGGGCTAGGTGGCACCGGGAGGGGCTGTGATGGAGAGGAGAGGCAATGGGAGGGGAGAACAGGAGCAGAGTGAGAGGcgacggagggggggggggggggacagaaaaAGGATGACAGGAAAGAAAAGAACATGGGAGAAAAACAATCCGGGCAAAGTGAGTGAATGTAAAAAAGGTGGAAAGACAGGAGAGAGAAAAAGGAGAGAAGGACACGCAATCAAACAGGCAAGCGCCATCATTTTGCAATCCTCCAAAAATTACCTGCTCAAATTCAGATGTAGGGGAACTGGCTGACATGCTGATTTTAAATTGTGAAGGTGTCATTTATTTAAGGAACAGCATTTTGTACAAAGGCATAACCAGTGTGTCAAACCATTAGTTAGAACACTTTCACCTTTGTTATCATAAAATGCAAAAGGTCAGAGGACACTGGTTCTATGCTTCAACTTTGTTGAgtatttttttatacattactTCTGAGAGCATCGCAGCCCTCTGGAACTCACCCTCACCTGTTTAAGAACCACATTTTTGAGGATGTAGATGGGGGGCAGTTCCCGGAAGTCAGCAGCAGCTGAGATGGGCTTCCCAGTGCTGTGAAGAGACACACCCCGGACGGCACCGCACCACTGCTTCCGCGTCCCACCATGCTGGTCCTCCACATCCGTCTGCAGCGAGTCTGAGCCAGTGTCTTACATGGTGGAAAAACAGGATGAACAGCAAAAAATGGGGAGGCAAAGCAAACAATAACTGTTTCAAAGTTGGGAATGGAGTAGCTGTGTATGAAAATACTCTGCCCTTCCTTACCAGAATAGCCAGAGTCCTTCTCTGAACTGCAGCATGAGCCCTGCCTGCCAGAGTCCTCATTCACGCCTGCTCTCCCTCGGGATGACAGCAGGGCGGCGCTGTTGCTTTTGTCCTTGGCATTTTTGCTGGCTCCGCGGGGCACTCGCTCTCCCAAACAGAGCTGCTCCTTCGGCATAATGGACCCTGGAAAGGAACAGATTAAAAGCCTGGCAGAGAGGACAGCATAAATTATTCATACAACCAGTGTTTCCAACCTATTCACAAGTGAAGATTAACCATGTGACATCAGTACAGCGTTTTCAGGCACTGCTGTAGTTATCCAAATGAAAAAGCGCAACGTATAACAATTCAATCCATTTCCTTCTTTTAATTCACAGAAAGCCAAAGCCTGCCGATCTGCGTGCCATGAACTAAACACTGAATTAGAATCAGATTAAAGAATATCTACAAGGTTTTATGAAAGTGCTAAAAACTACGATTAAATAGAAACATTTGTCTTGTCTGTCATATCCCTACATTTTTAAAACCTTTTactatttattatatatttacttatatatattaatgtgaattaatcacacacacacctttatttttGGCCACCATCATATAACCaaattttcaatattgaaagGTCTTCTGTAAAGTTAAATCTATTATCAATACCCTTATGGCGCTACATAAACACACTTGTATGCATGACTAACGTATCTATACCTCAAAAACTAGGAATGTGAGAAAATCAAGATGTAGTTATCCAAATGAAAACTACTTTGCTTTTTTCTGCCCAGCGTTGTTTCTTTccctaagccccccccccccatttatgcTGGCGAATACCTCGACACCCCACCCCGGTGTTGCCGAGCACGTGCGCGCGAGAGCGTGACGCGCACATGGTACAGAGCGTGCAGGCGTTGCGGCGAGCCGTGCGCCTGCATGGAGGCAGCGAATAAGTCATTCATGTACCACCCAAGAGCACCAGCACATCACACTTATCGCCTGGGCCGCCTACATCTCACGCACAGACCCAGACTAATATTAAAGGCAAACAGCGTTGCTAAACCTAGAAGCTACCCGGGAGACAGAAAACCACATTATACAAAGCCAATATCCATGTTTCACAATTTATGACTCAAACAAACGTTACGAACGACAAGTTTAAAAATGGAGACAAACGGCACAAATTAAAAGAATGGTGTGTTAAGATGTTCCTAATTTGATGCTGTGTGAAATACACATTTAAGGGACGGGCAAAGGCAAGAACCCCCCCTATCGTCACCGTCAGCGACCCAGGTCGCCAGCCTTCGCATGTCCGCACAGGACATTGCATAAGGGCCAGTAAAATAAGTGCCAGTCAGGAATTAAAAAAGCAAGGTGGCAGTGGCGTTTTGCAAAACTTAACGACATAGAAGCGGAGTGGTGGGTAATGAGCGTGGAACTGGCAGGAGATGAGCTGGTCAGGACATCATCCATCACCACCACCCCACTTGTGGATTTCAGGCTTACTTTCCTCATAGCAACCCTGCACCTTTTAATTTGCAAGGTTAAAGCAAGCGAGCACCTTACCCCCTAAACCTGTGGACACCCTCGCGTCACTCGCAAGTTACTAGAAACTCGGAAGGAGACCGTCTAACACTTTCTAGAAATAGGACCAGATTGTTGATCTCGAGTATTTGGATTTTGCTTGACTCGGGGGAGGACCGCTTGTCATAGTGTGCTGCAGAGTGGACGTGAAAGGAGAATTTATTGTACGATCGCCACCCCGCTCGACTTTCCGAGACCCCTGCATTAAATTTACATTATTACTTTCTTGCCTCATGAGAGAGAAGTCTTATATCAATTATACTCGAGACAGCTTATCTGTACTGTTAGGGAGCAGTTCGGGACCGGAGCCAGCCTCTCCAAACCACCTCCTCCTGCCTCTTATGTAATACAGTTACTTGGCAGAGGGAAAAGGCCGCCCGATATCACCCACTACCTTTCGTAACATTCGTAAACGGACGCCCAAACAACTGTTCATGTACTGGTTATATTGCTCAGGTACTGGGGTTCATATTTATTAAGTTTACGAAGTTATGTGGCTGCTGTTAGCAAAGCAGCGGCTTTTCCCATTGACCCTTGTCAGAAGTATAAGGTAAAGGTATCGAAGCTGACGCCGCTGAGcccgaaaaacaaaaaagcgAAAATCCGCAGTCATAAAATTTCTTACCTTTTTAAATCCTCCTTCCTTGAAAGCGCAAGGCTAAGAGATTATAAACTTTTCAGTTTAGCATTGCCCCGGATTACAAGATAGCTGCGCGGTCCCCGAGATTCCTTAGGCAGTGTCATCTCCAGATCCGAGTCACGCCGCCGTGTCCACGAAGCAGCACCACGGGGTTTAAAGATGAAACAATGATCCACTGTACCTGCAACTTTTACAGTTTGTTCGCGAGTCCCCCAACTCCGGTGGAGGAAACCCACCTGAGGAGTCCGCCCATACGCTgactgacattttcatttctccGCTGATCATGCGGAATTCCATCTAATCCTGCCCAAGCGGGAGAGGCGTCACACAGGGGTCGCGCTACAGCCAATCCCAGGAAAGTCACAGGAGAGGGCGGGCCTTTCCCAGACCAGCACATCCACGTGAGCGGAGCACAGAGGGAGGAGCTACCGGCAAAGGAGGCGTTGCCATTTTTGATCCTGAATGCATGCAGCAGATTCAGAAAAATAAACCCTAAAGTATTAGCCAGAGTAGACGGTCGGGAAGCAGGGTAGTGATCTACTGATGGTTACGCATCTTAAAACCTACTAACGTTCTCTCATGCTCAGTCACGCTAGATATGAGCTCCACATCCGTATAAACATAACCGCAATGCACAACTAGTAAAACTATTTTTGATTTTAACGCATTAATGTTGCATATCgaacagatttgtttttttcttccaaaaaaaaaaaaaaaaaaaacgacttcCTAATTTGGTTCAATGAGAGTTAAGAAACAACACGGGGCAAAGCCGCAGATCCTGCAGCGGCGTCCTCACGCGCTGAGCTCAGCATGTAGAACAGTCAGTTGTTGTGCTACTTCACGTGGCCCCGCCGGAACGCGCCGGCGTGGTCGTACGGCACTCCACCAATCAGCAAGGCGAGTGTGTTTCGACATGTGAGCAGAATGAAAGGGAGGCGGAGACAGAACGGGCACCTCACATGTACCGCTCGATGAACGGACTGGAACAGACCTGACGTCAGAGCCCGATCTGCACGTTGTTTTCGAGTGAGGTCATAGCAATCCAAGTATCCCACGCGCCAGTTTCCTTTCTATAATTTGGCAGATAAGCAGAGTTCAAAGCAGAAACCTTTACACCGAAAAGACTGAACAAATGGATATTGCAAAGTTCAATTTTAATGTTTGCAGCAGTTTTttttgattttaaaattttacaaaaaaaatttaagattTTACATGGAAACACTTAAAAACCAAGTGTCAATGTGCTTTAATACAGCTTACTGAATCCTGCTAGCCGACTAACATACTAGGTtctcacctttttttttttttttttttaaacatctaAAGTACATTCAGTAGGACAACACACACCCTCCCAAAATGACTGCAGATAAGGAATAAAAAGATCTAATCCACAAAGGGAAATTCCTGCCCAAGGTAAAATGCCTAGAGCAGCACATTCAAACTGATACATTGTTTACTCACAAAAATACCCAGAAATGCCATCTAGCAGCAGGGCTGCCTGAGGAAAGATGCCAAATTCTCAGCCTTCATTGGTTACTTAGGATTAGCACTGAACtgtggggcaggacacattccCCTGGTCTTATTGAACTGTGGGGTTATCCAGCCTTAATCCTGCACACGTGCACCACCCAGTTCCTGTTGCCTGCTTTACAGTGTTCCTTCCCGCGTCTGGGCTCGGGTCTGAGGGCAGGGAAGGCCCAGAAGACGTGGTGCACCCAGCAGGGCCGGGTGCGTGCTGACATGCAGGGTCTCAACAGTGGAGAACTTCATAAAGGAGGCGCGGGTCTCCCGCCCTTGCGCTTGGGCTGCTGCCACTGCCAGGACCTGCATAATCCTCTGGAGAGTGGGCTCACTGACAGGGGTTAGGAAGCAGGGGACTagattttaaaatgacatttaacaTCAAAGACCAGTTTAGGTACAAGTCATATCAACCACTGATTGCAACAGCAGCAATGTCTCATTCCAAGTAGTGCAATGGAAGGGGACTGGAgtattttattgctgcataagCACTTCCTCCATAGGGATGTTAGGTACTTCAGGTTGCTTACATCTTAGCCAAGACGTCAATCCAAAGATCAACATCGATACAGATCATGACTTTCTACATAAACAACCCAAGAGGCAAATCTGTTTTCATGAAAAAtaagttaaatataaatgcagaTGGACTCTGCTACAATCAGGGTTCCCACTCATCTTGGGAAAACAGTCAGTTTTCCAGTCATGGAAAATCTTCTAGCGTCCTGGAAAAATATTTCCGCAAATAAATATTGTACTGAATATCAAAACTTGATATGCTACATGACAGTACATGATTTTCCAAGACATTTTACTTACTAAATTTCCATGCATTTTCCATGACCAGACTATTTCCAGGACGAGTGGGAACCTGGATGGTTACTAGTTATAAATCTTGAAGTATGCAGGTTTATTCCCGCAGCAAAAGCTGCTCGGCTGCGTAAAGCAATTCATTCTCACTTCAAGTCGCCCATTATTTTAACACGAATAAACCATTTCCTGTTGAGGAGGATCTTAAATAAAGGGAAGACTTATTTACAAATTTTAGGGCAGTTTCTCTGCCTAAACTATGcagtactataataaaaattttgCTTTGTCAAAACATGCTTCTGAAAATGTCCACACCTGCATGAGAGGAGACTGGCAGCAACACACCAGGCTGTCTCACCCTCAGGAGTGAGGGGCTCCTGTAGTACCTGACGAGCAAGGCAGAGGGCAGCACTGGCCAGTTCTACTGGCTGGAAAACAGCACACTGGCTTTCTAGCAAGGAAAGCTCTAGTAGGTATCGGGCCATCCACACTACCTGGAAAGAGACAAAAAGTTGGTACCAGAAAGTTTAGCTGGACTGGGGGTggccaaaaacaaaaaaaacattctgaCCTTGTTGCTGCAGCGGGCAATGGTAGCAGAGAGCAACAGAAAGTGCAGGGGAGGGCAGTGAGAAAGCTCAAATTCGAGCTCACACAGAACTTTACGTTCCATGCGGAGAAGCTGCCGTTTGCCATAGCTGTTGTCCATCAGGTAGCAGAGCTCAGATATCTGGGGAAAAGaaacagccatcttgaattaAAGCAGggctgaaataaaacaaagcagCCTTGAAACAGCGTTACATATACCTCAGGTAGCAAGCACTCCTCTTTCTTGGCAGCCAGAAAGAGACAAACTATTCCCAACAGCTGCAGATGGTAGATGGACACCTTGATCTGGCGCATTGCACGGTTTAGTAAGTAGATGGCTAGATAGAGAGTCTCCTCAGAGAAGTGGAAGATATCCTTCAAAGGGGAAAAGCAGGACAGGGGCCATTCATGCCATTTGCCAACCAGAGCAGTTCAGCAGAAGAGCCAATGGTAGACTTACTTCAAAGGATTCGCATGGAAACACTCACATGAACCTGAATGAGCCAGTCCACCAGGATGGCATGGGTAGTTTCGGTAAAGGGTTTGGGAAGTGCAGCACTTGGGAAGGTATATCGCAACTGGCTTCTCTAGAAGACAGAGGTGGGCCTCATTAACAATGAGAATCCATTTCTAATCTGATAGTACCAAGATGAGAGTCCATACATCTCAATTGAGAGTGTACCCTAGTGGATTAGTAGTTTCAACCTATATGCACACGATTACGAGCATCACATCTGAAGTTCAAGAGCAAGTGGCCTTACCATCATGTCCGAGAAGACATCCCAGGCATAAGTGCGATCATAGATGAGACCCAGATTCTCCATGGCCAGCTCCACCTCCCGATGCAACAGGCTTGGCAGCAGTACCTGAAGTCTGTGCAGGCCATGCAGACGCAGCAACAAGGCCGCCTCCTCCCGGCCATCTGCAGAGGGTCACGGAGCATAAAACCCCAACCGACGGCCTAGAAGTTCAAATCTTCTGAAAGAACTACAGTACAAGCAAATAAAAATTATGTCCTACTAGTATGATTAAAGTTTACAGGCATACTCAACTGCTACTCAACTAATTCTGTATTAAAATTTTCAACCAAAAGTGGTGCGCTAAAAGGTCAGGTGACCCAAGTGGCCAGTGGTCATGGCTGAGACATACTTCAAGAGCCATATAAGCTAAAATTAAGACTAAGGATTTAATGTTGCTCAAGTAAAGGCAGGGTAACTCATAGGGTAATGACGGTGGACGCCTGAACAGCACATACAGAACCTGTGTGTGAGGCATCCTCCTGCTCAACATAGTCCATGATGATCCCATCTTCTGCAGTTAACGGCAGCCTCCGGTCCTGACGGAGACACAATGGTCAGATTCAACAAGGCGGTATAAAACATAGTCAGTACCGGAGAGTGTGGGATTGGTTTAGACGGCTGTCGGCATTCATACCCATCTGCGCTCTGGTTCGGCTTTGCAAAGCAGCACCCGGGGCTCCTCACTGGCTGCCGGCAGCCGGCGCTCCTTGGGGACACA is part of the Paramormyrops kingsleyae isolate MSU_618 chromosome 17, PKINGS_0.4, whole genome shotgun sequence genome and encodes:
- the ccnp gene encoding cyclin-P, whose protein sequence is MAETGFCDSRPMDLHKKTEEKRAPLRTWANACVPKERRLPAASEEPRVLLCKAEPERRWDRRLPLTAEDGIIMDYVEQEDASHTDGREEAALLLRLHGLHRLQVLLPSLLHREVELAMENLGLIYDRTYAWDVFSDMMRSQLRYTFPSAALPKPFTETTHAILVDWLIQVHDIFHFSEETLYLAIYLLNRAMRQIKVSIYHLQLLGIVCLFLAAKKEECLLPEISELCYLMDNSYGKRQLLRMERKVLCELEFELSHCPPLHFLLLSATIARCSNKVVWMARYLLELSLLESQCAVFQPVELASAALCLARQVLQEPLTPEGETAWCVAASLLSCSEPTLQRIMQVLAVAAAQAQGRETRASFMKFSTVETLHVSTHPALLGAPRLLGLPCPQTRAQTREGTL
- the LOC111860289 gene encoding CLOCK-interacting pacemaker, producing MPKEQLCLGERVPRGASKNAKDKSNSAALLSSRGRAGVNEDSGRQGSCCSSEKDSGYSDTGSDSLQTDVEDQHGGTRKQWCGAVRGVSLHSTGKPISAAADFRELPPIYILKNVVLKQPLPVPPSPDQLLHPQLAWGGAGLSGQAPTQLLLIPQPGVTASSPAPMQLLKTQPSKGAGGSKINKGSYLPILNSYPRIAPHPNKKIPEQNKGGSKGSTEGHSLSKRVRVEDRRELVSMPPQNLRQHNHPQHESKPLPTPHLHTRAPGSSGATVHAQQCVPSPHHSHPPPRSPAPPSPISLEVSAPQPPPRLTCKHNPGRHRRFLNTVEILSQSGLLDITMRTQELLRQSASSERDIAQLRHHTQLLCQAAHEGPSTCGAWEKLCRAMVESGWYPALGGCDPSLFCDALGQLSPAGKVDASWRSDTGVAVGRSSLGEEAYPPSPLLAPSPDSAQHSPPPPPPQQTTNKGGARSPPGATVPPDSSTHGWLP